Part of the Mytilus galloprovincialis chromosome 14, xbMytGall1.hap1.1, whole genome shotgun sequence genome is shown below.
CAACAAATAATGGTAATAGGTTATACTTACGACTTTGACCTTTTgctatttaataaaaaaagagaacAATAAAACTTTGGTAAGTTCGGTATTCTAAATCGACAAATTGTAATTGAGCACGacgatttttttctgtttgttataATTGAAGTATTGTTAACCGTATTACGAATAGGGAATAACAAttagtttataaaacaaaattacaaaatcatttGGAAAAAGTTGATGATAAACAACAAAACGGTTTTAACGGAAAATACTGTGAAAACTTTCTTTATATTCACAACGTCCGATCCATAATCTTATTCTAGTAGTGTTGTGTAGTTTCCAATGAATAGTCTTACctttacagtcatttcttatgtTATCCAAATCATCggactaaaaataaaacatgttgagGCATGTATATGTTTTCGACAAACATAATTTGACTATGTATGAAAACCCAAAAGATCGTTCAAATATTAGCCAATGAAGTAAAGTATATTTACCGACTAAAATGTATGGTGAATATCTTCCCGAACAAACGTCACAAATGGATGGCTCACTAGAATATGTCTCTGAAAGCAATTTATAAAGAAGTTTAAAATTATTGCTGGTGTAAATTTGTttgtaattatcttttttttccaaataattccaaaaaaaatgaaGTACAAGTAAACGAATTGTTTTGTTTGAGTTTTTATCGTTAGGTTTTGTACGATACAATAGCAGACTTGTTACCTTAAATTATATTTAAGAGAGTGAAACAAAGGTTTTGATAATTTAGTTTAAATACAAACTTGATTTAGTAATTTCTTATTTGATCGATAAATATTCTTTCTAAATTTCTCGGAtcataaatacataaaaaatattgttaaacgtAAGTTCTATCTCTTTCAGGTTCGGTTGACCTTTGAATCAAGTATTATTTTCAGTTCTGTGTACGTAATATCAGCAAGACATGCCTTTGCACTTTAGTGAATACTAAGTTTTGTTTATTCCGAAAATGTCCTGTCTTCAATTTCCTTAGTTGCCCAGGATGAGGTTTACATTGAAAGGTTCGTCacatatttgttaaaaaagtGTTATTGCTAGCATGTTATCtgtaaaaatttatcaaaatactaAGCGTCTGtgatgcgtcttatgtagaccaaacgcgcgCCTGGTATGTTAAGTCATAAGCCTCTGATAACTATTATCTATAAAGGCATTGCATGACCCGCATGGCTGATTTTCAATATGTTCATTATGGCAGTAATGGTTTTACTTGGCTCGTTGCTATATAACGGTTGATATCTTACTGACGtccttttttataatttggagtttGGTATCTtggttttgctttttttttatcgatGTTCAAATATTGTAAATTGATGACGACAAACAAATCCTACTATACATATATCATAatattactcacttgcttttgtAGCATAGACAAGGGATATTTTGGCTGTACTTTTATCAACAATATATTTCATGCAAGTGTATGTATTTCCCGAtctgtaaaacacaaaaaaaagaaaaactttaaccattcaatacatttgttttattaaaagaaaCAGAACCAGTCAATATATTGTTAAGATTTGAGACATATTAAGTAATCCGTTACTGTGACTAAAaatatgtagtttgaaaaattgAGCTGTAAGTGTTTTCGCTATTGACCTACTTGACATGTTCGTCAAATTTTGATCCTTGGGTTCACTCTTAATTCCCAATAATACGCCTTTATATCTTCATTGAGTTTTTCGTCGTATCATATATCAGTGGCTTGATTACACATATTGCTTGATCTAGTTGAAATTACAAACAGACGTTTTTAGAATAGGAACGAAAAGAAATCGgaaatttgacaaaaacatgAATATCCTACCTTGATACAAGAAATGGTCCACGTCTTTCGAAACACATCTTTTCGTCCACACCATTTACTGTTAACATTGACATATTTGAACACGAGAAGACAAATGTATCTTTGTCATTAACCCAAGTTCCTACATCAAAGCGGAAACATGGGTAATTGCATATTGCACtcgctaaaaaataaaaaaaaaataaaaaaataatataagatCAGCAAATGATTTACCAAGAATGTTTACGTCGAAATGAAGTAACCTGCAGGTACTTGAAAATCACATCGTATCAAAATCATTACATGTATACGCAACTGAGCAATATGCCGTGAATGAATAAATTGGCGCATAATAATTCATTAATTCataattttatgattatttttatattgtattataaaaTGTTTTCACGTTTCACGTATGCCATCCATCCCGACATTTgggcaatatttttttcaataaagtcCAATTATTTTTACTTTGCTAATACTTGAGATTTGTCAGTCGACAGCATGGAGAACATTTCAGGCTGCATGTTGGGAATATAAACCCGGAGGAAACGGTCTACTAAAAACCTTACTAAGAACCTTACCCAGAATGAATTAGAATACATTAGGCATACATCTTTATAATTCGTCTTAAAAACACGACATAAGATTATTTATGTGATAGGTGTTACATTAAAAACTATTCAACTAtctaaataaaatcaaacttgagAATGACCTACTCCTTGAATTCTCATTTAGATTTCCATGCaatgtttaatcttttttttttttttttggggagggGGGGATAATAGCAAAAATCAGCGAAATATCATATGGAGAAAAGAATCTCGgatttttcttttattacaaACGTACCTCAATGTGGAATAATATTTTGCCAACTTAAAACAAAGTATCTCCAGTTATTAAGAAATTGACACTGtaaaatgtttgcacctgtcctaagtcaggaatctgatgtacagtagttgtcgtttgtttatgtaatatatacgtgtttctcgtttctcgttttgtttatatagattagaccgttggttttcccgtttgaatgattttacactagtaattttggggccctttatagcttgttgttcggtgtgagctaaggctccgtgttgaaggccgtactttaacctataatggtttactttttaaattgttatttgtatggagagttgtctcattggcactcacaccacatcttcctatatctaaagtTGGGATGTAAAAGATATATAAGAATATGTgctataattgccaatgagaaaactctccatcatAGTCATAATTAGTATAAGTCAACCATTATGGATCAAAGTACAGACTTAAACATGAAGCATTGGCGCTTCCAAATATTGAATAGACAGTGTTAAACCATTAAAACAGGACAACCAACCAACTTATCTATATGAATAATgcaattatttttacaatttactcaaaaacaagcacatttaCTCTACTTTTTTATATGACAATTGGCTTGAACTTTATTTGTCCCAACTTTTAATGAAGAAAACCACCGACGTTTTTTTATAAACCAGAtcgataaacatgcagcaaaaatgtagtttttttttaaatcaattgcCTTAAATCAAAATGTACGTGTAAGGGTTCAGCTGATCCAGTGTCCTGCCAACTTTataaatcttataaatttgttAAGAAATTTAACGACAGACTGTATGTTATGTTGACTGAAAGAAAAACtaggtccatttataagtaacatacagaaaacaggaaatatatatttttcaaaatttcctgatactagataccatttttttttatcataaacaatTAGATTCTGAccatgtttggtagaaatccaggattgtttcagaaagttattaagattttaaaaactttacagccgattgcatagAGTGTatagacaaaggtaatatcttttgtTAGCTTGCTTTATAACTGAACAGTAAGTCATTATAATGTCAGGTAAACTTCCCTCCTTTAAggttgattgattaattgttggttgcttaacgtccagtggcaaatatttcatgcatattcaggacgagaacaagtttcacaataaatactataggttGGTCTTGAAATAAGAAAggtcatctgggatgatggtcggggaaatttggacagccactggaaaataagggtatattggataggaacagaaattttgccttgcaacaggccacctacggacccctcaaagagttgttgcaagggttcttaacgtgcaaagagcgtggaactctctttacacgaggcatcggatttaacgtgcccaatctgaccggacgtgactgcaaacttgatacatcccgcacagccaaacggacgccccacttcggcaagcatTTTACTGCCGGTCAGAAGAAGACCAAgggaccatatttctattccccagtcactcTTGGGgtccctcctttaagagtagactagccCGACAGGTAACCAATCTAATGTATTTGTTTCACCAAATATACTACCTTTGccttcacactcaatgaaatcagaaatttagaaaatttacttCTGGGCACTACCTgtatctaatgatcataaacaaggttGTGTCAAAGTATGGGAGAAATACATggtagtttatgaaagttatcaacatttaaaaatcttaacCAGCAAAGTGCATATTTGTGGACGTCTCAACCGCCGACAGCAGAATgcagaaatttatcctgtagaacttactttaaataaagctaatgataacaatgaccactgccctttcctcgatcttgatatctatatcataaacgggaagcttaatacaaaaatttatgataaaagagatgatttttcatttcctattgttaattatccatttttagatggtgacgttcccttgtcaccatcttatggtgtttatatatctcaacttgtacgattcgctcgtgtatgtaacaatgtattagattttagcgagagaaatttatgtattactgaaaaattattacaccagggttttcgatatcacaaactggtcaaaacatttactaaattttatcaccggtataaggaaataattcgtaaatataactcaacatgcagacatcttatacgttcaggtatttcacatccaaaattttatggaaatattctttataaagcacaaaaatgtcagtattctcctcagaaactaacaaaacctttaaatagacttattaaaaggggatatagttacgatactgttgtcaggtcattaaagattgcatattttggctttaacattgattcactgatagggtctttgcatcggaactaaacacatttatttctaaaaaaacagttgttggcatgacacgggttatgttcttctcatatattttatgatagtatgatactaaacccctaacgggagggattgtacctgatattcatatgatgaagacataatctttcaatcagtttaattgaggtctggaggtggcatgtcagttaactgctagtagtctgttgttatttatgtattattgtcattttatttattttcttttgttacatcttttgacatcagactcggacttctcttgaactgaattttaatgtgcgtattgttattgttttacttttctacattggctagaggtatagggggagggttgagatctcataaacatgtttaaccccgccgcaattttgcgcctgtcccaagtcaggagcctctggcctttgttagtcttgtatgattttaaattttagtttcttgtgtataattcggagtttagtatgacgtccattatcactgtactattatgcatattttaggggccagctgaaggacacctacgggtgcggaaattctcgctacattgaagacccattggttgccttcggctgttgtttgctctatggtcgggtggttgtcgctttgacatattcaccatttcctttctcaattttattatcgaTATCTCTCTCTCGAAGgctcgaaaaaaaaaatgaattattaatgaaGAATTGTTACACAAATGCAAAGTATAATTTTGTAACGAACACATTCAAAAGTCTTCACCgaaatttacattatttttatgtttatgtttcgAACAATgcacaaaaataaggagatgtattatgattgccattGACACAACTGTTCaagaaaggccaaataaaaaagatataaacgGCAAATATAGACAACcacacgaccttcaacaatgaaaaatagTCGGTTTTAAAAGGTCccgccccgacatgaaaaataagaaCCAATTCAATTATTggtttattagaaaaaaaattatgattatcGGATAAAAACTAACgttttatcaaacaaaatatattctATTGGAGTCTCAATTCTTTCGCCTATGTATTCATTCGCAAAGGAAAAGAGTAGCCTCCGTAGCAGAACAACTTGAAAGTACTCCagtcattttcttttaaaaatcctGGAGAGTAAACAAAGTTCTATTGATAATTACTTTTTAGGAATTAATCTTTTAGACATCTTCATATAAAAACGTTGAGGTGGATTCGCAATTATGGACGTCATGAAAAATGCAAATTAATCAGAGAAAGTGACGAATGTTGATTTTTAGATACAGGACTGCAACAGTTATGGTAATCTTCGGTGAAGAAAAGAAGGGGCATTTACTATATACAAAGTGATAGAACGTGCCACTAGAATATATAACAGTTTTATGCTTGGAAATATGTGAATCGGTTGGGAAAACTAttagaaatatatgataaggtcAATAAAGTTCCCATAATCTCTTCGTCCGTCATCTTTCTTGGTGTTCCAAGCTTTATTTTTTCAACCAATTTTCTGTTTTTTGAAACTTTAGTACCTGTATTACACTGTTACATTACATACCACATTGAACTCAAACAATATGAGAAACGGTAATATTTTTACGGAATGTTTGAAAaggtaaacatttttaaaatataaattatttgaaaaggaTGGGGTAACAGAATCCTAATGGCACACTTGTTTATTCACAAAATGTCTATACATGCATCtgcctttaattttcattttctttgccAAAACACGTAGTTAATAGCTGGTTGCAAGTCAAAGTCAGCGTTTTtcataagagttatttccctttgattaCTTTGCGTAACGTCGCGTGAACTTTGATGACGTTAATCTATTCTCCCAAACAAATCATCCGGAAAAACAATGGCTTCCACTGCAATGTTAATTTCCCATAGACAACTTTTTAATGCTTCGTACACGCATTTAGACAGTTTTGGGATGACAAGAGGTACGTGAAACgtgttgtaattttattttcttaaagaaaatcactgtttaaaacaaatatttgctcaaataaaaaaataatcgcAATTTTTTGACGGACAGCAAAGCTTGAGCCAGACTATAACAGTAATGGTATCGTAAGGCACATAGTAACAATTTGGAACGTCGTACACGTTTTACGTGTACATCAGTCTCATTGATACTGCTCTAATATTTAAATGATGACTATGTTTGTTCAAATGTCCTTTGTTAAATGTATCACTTGATATACTTTGCACAATTCAGTTTATCTGTATCATAATGAAATTCATAATGGAGCATGACAAATACAAAGGAAATAACAAACCTGCCACGACATATACGAGCAGAAGCAAGATACTTGTTATCGTCCTTACCATGATTCCTTAAATTCTGGAaagaaaataatacaataaatcataATCAATTAATACTTTATCAttgatttcttgttttaaaacttatatcatgtactgtgtaaCACTCTAGATtctactgacgaggaaaggtaacgcTAGACCACCGAAAGCCGAATTTCAAGTCCAGTCTAGGTGGcagagtggtctagagcgctagACACAGCGCAGGCGGTGTTGTCACGATATCCCAATACCATGAGTTCGAAATCCGGCGAAGAAGGAACAAAAATTTGCCTCCGCAAATTTGCAAATTTAACATAGTTATGCTGATATAAATAaacgcaacagtagtatataacgctgttcaaaattcagaaatcgatagagaaaaaacaaatctgggttacaaactaaaactgagagaaacgtatcaaatataagagaactacgacacaatgagacacaacaccgaaatgtaacacacatagaaacaaactataatgtaacaatggccattttcctgacttgttacagggcattttatgaaaaaatggtgggttgaacagggttttgtggcatgccaaacctcccgctttaatggaaGTTTTCATTATAACATTAGAATGACAACATTTCACGACAgggctacaataaataaatgggagaaaatataggacagagaaacaaacgaataataaccatcaaaaggtaacaaaaaaaatatttttatacgccagacgcgcgctacgtccacacaaaactatacTCAGATGAAacaagtttgaaagccataacaaccacaaagttgaagatcgcctaggaccaaaagttccaaaaagttgtgagtccagggttatccgcctgggacaaaaacattattatcaagaataatacctagttttgcaaacagtaaattttataaaatgactatataatagttaacatgattaaactgaagtggtgactagctatagaataaaaacgaatacattacaaaatcacagcctTGTTAGCCATAGTCATTAcaacgcccaaagtgacgtcacatttaaatttctaaaacgtgttccgaaaataaagaaaatgttttggatgaaattcaagattagatttgtatgacttatcaaacttatattaataacagtgaaaattataatactaatttatatttaattgtagtagtaattagataattaattgtattatctagctttgtcggtgtttcttctgatcaaactgcaaacaaatagtatacatgtatattgcaaAAATTCAATAACATATATCATTGGTTTGAATTCCGTCGAGGGAAGAACAATCATTTAGTAGCACAAAATTGCAGGCAACAATGTTGGGCTAAATTGAAGTCGAACTATATTTAACTAATGGTGTTTCCTTGGTATAACCACCATCcgacaaagaaaaacaaagtacaaaacacaacatagaaaactaaagactgaccaaAACACCGAGGATGATCTCAGGTTTAAACTGTTAAACTGCATTATAGttattgtcataaaaatatagttttctccaaattataatttgataGAAATCATACGACTTGCAATATTTGTCCATCAATACATtcttattcatttattaaaattcaaactagaaagaaAACCTGTTAAAACGTTTTATATTATGAAAGACTTTTTAACAAGCATGTCTTTAATTCGAGATCTATGCATTACCTTTTCTGGTTTAATCCTTTAAGTACTTATTGTATGTGTGTTTAATGGTCATTCTGATATCCCGTTTCTATTATGAAACTGTAATCAAGCAATTTAAAGTATGTTTCATTAAGTTTTTATTTGATcctgaaaatattaaattgtaaaaaacTTCTTTGGACTTGTGTCTAATCATATCAGTGGAAAATTAGCTTTCTGGGGCAAGTGACAAGGTCTAAGTCACTATCTACCGCTGACATGGCCAACCTCTGTAATCGGTCGTATTGCATCTCGTTATCATCGCCATTCCTGTAGCCAGTCTTCCGGTTATAGCAACTCGAGACCAAAATATCTGAAACTTGAAAACCTGACCGACGCCTGTGATGGTTTACAAATGACGTCATTACATACTCACTCACTAATTGAGCTAAACATGTATCAGTTGTGTATCTTAAGATCAAACATTATCACACAGAACAATCAACGGAAAATTAATGGAAATGGCAAAAACAATAGATAATTATATAGTTATTTCTCAAGCTTCTAACTATTAACacaaaaattgatcaaaagtttTACTATATTATTCGTCTGAAATTTTGATAGAAATAATGTGTTACTTACGTCTGTACAATTCAGATTCTAACATTAGAATATGTTGTATCCGACGTCTATATCTATTACATTTTCATGTCTAAGATCATATAACTTGTACATGTCATCTTTTTTTAAGTTAtctaaaaactaaatttgaattaTAAACACGATTCCCATGTCTGTTTTATTTCgttaaactatatattttaaactAATTACTTATGAATTATTTCTCAtgacattttaacaaaaagtaaacaagtattttgatgtttatataatgtaggggaaatgtttgtttttggtgaCTCTTTTGAGGaaattgtttttggtaaaaaGCGAGTGATGTTATTACCCCACCCTCCCCCATTTCCAATTTAAACTTACACAACAGAAGTTGAAATAAAACTATTAATATTAATAGATTTGTGTCCTAATTAAGGTAAaacatagtatataaaacaagGCATCCCATGTTGCAAATAGTTAAACGTATTTTCTTATATAACCATCAGATGCTTTTTTTCATGAACACATAATTTATTTCATgaacaaatattttgatttgttatgtacatattttgattttgtgAATACACATCTGATGTTCATGgacaattatttagtttaatgaacatatacatattttctataaacaaatatttttgttttgaaatatattcCTCTTACGCATTTATATATGATTTCATGAACATAttattaatttcataaatatatataattattttttttggaacacaaatttgatttttatggaaaCTGATCTATTtctatgaaaatatattatttttttttggtgatattGCAATGTTTGACACGCCATACCTGACAATGTTGATTGGGAcatattaaatgttatattatacatttatagTTGATAGTTATAAAACGTTGACTCAGCAACGTTTGTCTTTCTTCCCCATTTTCAAGaaagatatatacaaaaatcTATTCAATTTTAAATTATGAAGATTTATTCATTACTTTACACATGACCACCGTGTACCATTATTCGCATTTACACATTTTGTGACCACgaatatcactgaagagacaagtTTTGTCAAAATGCGTATCTGGTGCAGTAAATTTTAGTcaaatacatatttgttaaaaatcGTTTCCTAAAAAACCACTAgatgttaagcaaacaacaatcaagcAATTAAACGAGCAAAGAATGCATTTATATGCATTCAGTATGGCAATGTAAGTAACacattttttaagatttaataTCTGTATGACGAATCACTATTATTTTATCTCTCTGGTAACAGGTGCTTGTTTTTGCATATCGTGTCAGTTAAGAAATATGAGACTTTTTATTCACTATATATTATACTTGATCACTGACATAAAACACTGACTATAGTTAactttcattataaatatttgtatcCACGTCAGGTTTATAGTTGTTATCAAAGACAAATTACAAggaattatatgtctctgtttttaCTATATGATACAAGAAAACTGTGCAAAAATGTTTATACTGTTTTATCCGAGCTATCTGTGGATCATTTACCTGTGAAAGCAGTAATGTCATGGGCGCTACAAAATGTGCTAATATTTGAACTACgattataagtaaatagaaaattAGTAAAGATTTGCTTTGGACATCACTTATGGCTTGTACAGTAATGCTATGGTAACATTTATTATCTAAAAAAGCTAGTTCATCATAATTTGTTGAATGAATccacaaaaaataatgagaccGTCTTTATAATCAAAACTGCTCGGAAAGCGGTAACATACAATAACAAAAACTTGTCAAAATGAGCAATTTCGTTCTGTTTTCAAATGACCATTGTATGTATCCGTCCGATATTTCGCCTTGTTTTGTGTAATTCCTTTCTAATAAATGTcctatttttctttattcaaataaacaGTCAGTCAGGGCTTGTAATTCGGAGGTTGTCGTTAACTATGgtatattatattcatattttataacatcggtatactactgttgcctttattcgttgttttgtacataaacagGCCGTTCAGTTTCTGGTTTGAATTTTAATTTGACTTTTGTCATACTGGAGCATTTTTTAGCTGACTGTGTGGTATTATTTTTGCTTATTAGTGGATGATGTGTGGTGACATATAGCTGCTAACTTCTGTGTCATTAAGTtacttgtagagagttgtctcatgggcaatcataccacatcttttaaattttttatatagacaCATTAATTGCCAATCTCTCTCCTAATTCTCCCTTAGACATATTCTGTTTCTGTGCAATCTGCGTCATCATTAATTAATTTTTAGTCGGTggataaaatattcaaaacatcAATTAGATTGTCAAATTTAACCGAAATTTGACGAAACTAAAAAGGAATCTCTACATAATCAAACAACTGAATCTCGaggataattttgaaaatactctATTTTGATAAATGGGAATTTTATAGAATCTTTCTACAACTAGGATCTCACAGTTCCAGAGTGACTAAGATCAGCTCTAGTCTTTGCTTCGGTTCTCAAAGCTCTTTGGTACACGAAGCGTGCGTCTAGCGTACATAATTTTAGTCCTGTTATCTATGTTTAGTTTTTTCGTAATGCTCAGTTCTTTTTTGTCTATGTACTATTTTGTGGCactgtcgtttttttttttggtttttcgcCATAGTGTTGTCAATTAATCTGAACTGATGAGTATGCCAATATCCCCTTTGTATTTTCCGCTTTTTTATGGACACAAGCCTTACAATCATTAGATCATAACGTCTATAACAAAATTTTGGAAATATATGTTATCTACGTTGTCgtattttatgataaaagggCATCACTCACTGACTTTCTTAAATCCTCACTGATTTTGCTAAACAAAACATTCGTCCTTTACAGatatttcatttatgttttagtccttcttttattttatgtattttagtgATAAATGAACTTAGTTATTGGCACTCACAATAGAACTTTCACATTGAGAGCTGCAAGCGCATGCAAAAAAGGGTTAAATGGatccattattattttttatgtaagTAATTGTAACTGAACATTTAATACCTCTTTGAGTGCACATAACACGTGTTTCAGGTATAAGCCTAGATATCGAAAGTGCATAAAATACAGTATGAAGAGCTTGTTTATCAAATACGAAAACAAATCTATTTCTGAGCCCGAAAATGAAACAGAGATTTTCATGAGGgcaatttatttcttaatttgaattattttctaaattttgtaacagcaattTTTTAAACTTACTGTACAATATATATGTTGCCCCATGATGAAGTTAGAACGTTGACTGATGATTGTAATTATCCTGTTATTTGGTTTCTTTGTGTTGTATTATTGGTAACTACACTGTATCTTCTTAGTGTAATATTTATCccctttgaaatattttaatgttgaaagaacattcaatttaaacaaaacaatgcaAATTTCATACACGTATCAGTCTTTTTCCTACGATATGTTTACCCTTTttgagtacctgagatcacccccggtTTTTATGCGGTTTGTGTTGCTATAGTTTAATATGctgttgtttatctttttgtcgtttttcgtttgattttgtcatgacATTTCAGTTtgatttcgatttatgagtttgaatatcttttttttatcatc
Proteins encoded:
- the LOC143059372 gene encoding uncharacterized protein LOC143059372; translated protein: MVRTITSILLLLVYVVAASAICNYPCFRFDVGTWVNDKDTFVFSCSNMSMLTVNGVDEKMCFERRGPFLVSRSGNTYTCMKYIVDKSTAKISLVYATKAKTYSSEPSICDVCSGRYSPYILVAKGQSHERARQTLGCNRPSLCAIKDVLNDEPCTASEPSIDDGLMCNSCRIPI